gaagaaaagttcaatcgcaacagGTTATGAGCCCGGTCGCCTTTATTGTGCTTCCGGTGCACGATTGAACTCGGAATACACGAACAGTTTTTCGTCAAGAATCGACGGTTGGCACCAAAAGACCCGGCACTATGGGCAAGAAAGACTACAAAGGAACCATCCTTGATGGGAGAGACTCCTTTGACAGCTGGAAGATGGATCTTGAAGATAGTTTGTTGAGTGATGATCTTATGAGCTACGTCACCGGTGAGGCAACACCGGAATCGTCAGGCTTATCAACTCCAGGAGAAAAGAGCGCCGCAGACATCAAAAATATCTCTCTTGCGAGAATGAAGATACGACAGAGCATCGACCAGATCCACAAGAACTCAGTTAATCACCTCATCGATCCACGAGCGATTTACCAGTCCCTCGTAAATCGATACGCTGCATCAAACAAAGCACGCCTTCGACAGCTCATCCGGATGATGTACGACGTTAGTACGCAGACTAATAGAACTGTGCAGGAGAAGGTTGACGACCTGAAGCGTCTCCGAGCTCAGATCAAtagccaagacaaagataTCGTTATCCATGAGCAGCTCTTGATTTGCTTCCTGCAAATGAGTATGGACGATGCCTTCGACACGACAATTGAGATCCTGAATGCATCAACAGATACCCTGACAATGGAAAAGGTGCAGAGTGCTCTGGAGAGCAAGGAGTTGGAACTTGTCGATGTAACAATCAAGGGAGAAACTGCACAGTTTGCGGGCCGCCGCCGGAGTGCACGGAACAGGAAAGACAAGGGTACTAATAGGTCCAAGACGCTGGATAGTGGCGGTGATACCAAGGAGGAGTATCTGAAGGAGGCAGGGgggtgctggtgttgtggcgGCATGCATTTCAAGCACGATTGTGCAGTCTGGCACCAAACAAAAGCAGGGAAGACTTGGCTAGCTTCTGAAAAAGCGAAGGCGAAAGTGGCTCCGGAAAAGCAAGGAGAAGGTAAACGCGGCTAGAATCCTTGAAGACGGTGGTAGTGAATCTGACAAATCTACCTACTTGCTTCCTAGCACAAGAGTGATAACTCCTCCCCAATGGTATCTCGACAGCTGTGCTTCCGTCCACATCACCCCAAGGAAAGATCAGTTCATCTCAAAGTTGTCCCCTGCAAAGACATGTGTTGAGATTGCAGACGGCTCCGAAGTTCGCTCAAGAGGCAAGGGAGACGTGAGGATCTTTTACGTCTCACGGACAGGAAAAGCAAGGTCAACAATAGTACGTGGGGTGCACTATATCCCAGAGGCAGCGAGTAGCCTGCTATCAGTTGGTGAACTAGAAGACAGAGGAGCACATATTGTTGTAGACTCTCGGGGGAGAACCGTCACGGTGATAAGAAATCAGGAGGAAGTGCTGGTTGCTCGCAGACATAAAAAGGTGTGGCGCCTGAGCCAGACGAGAGAGCACCGAGTCCATATAATCCAAGAGAAGGATAGTGATGACGAAATAGCTCAGAAGTCAACCCCATGATGCCTCAGAGACTACTACATGCTAGGCTAGGACACCCCGGGAAGCATATGGAAGGCAAGCTAAACGCCTTGATGGATGATCTCGGAGACCACTCATTCTGCCCGTCATTCTGCTCAAGCTGCACCGAGGCAAAAATGACAAGAAAGGCCTCCAGGGAGCCGATGTCTATTGTGACAGAAAAGCTGGAGAGAGTACACATGGATCTTTGGGGGCCAGTTGAGCCATCAATGCAAGGAATGAGGTATATGTTGACAATCACTGATCAGGCTACCGGGAGGGTTTGGGTTTATTTCTCCAGAGACAAAA
The DNA window shown above is from Pochonia chlamydosporia 170 chromosome Unknown PCv3seq00015, whole genome shotgun sequence and carries:
- a CDS encoding copia-like retrotransposable element (similar to Metarhizium robertsii ARSEF 23 XP_007826707.1); protein product: MGKKDYKGTILDGRDSFDSWKMDLEDSLLSDDLMSYVTGEATPESSGLSTPGEKSAADIKNISLARMKIRQSIDQIHKNSVNHLIDPRAIYQSLVNRYAASNKARLRQLIRMMYDVSTQTNRTVQEKVDDLKRLRAQINSQDKDIVIHEQLLICFLQMSMDDAFDTTIEILNASTDTLTMEKVQSALESKELELVDVTIKGETAQFAGRRRSARNRKDKGTNRSKTLDSGGDTKEEYLKEAGGCWCCGGMHFKHDCAVWHQTKAGKTWLASEKAKAKVAPEKQGEGKRG